A single window of Candidatus Zixiibacteriota bacterium DNA harbors:
- a CDS encoding enoyl-CoA hydratase/isomerase family protein: MEFQHLLFEVRDRVAFVTFNRPEAMNAYNRQMTRELIEVCRHCEDDAGIRVAVFTGAGDRAFSAGMDLKERAEGEYSHIDRRRQKLTATIHTQARAVAAITKPTIAAIRGYCLGGGLEFALACDLRVASEDARLGLTEVLRGLIPGAGGTQRLARLIGTAKALELCLTGDTVSGGEAYRLGLVNAVVPGEAVLRTAEDLARRILRGAPVSVAFIKEAIHKGIELPLEEGLRLEADLSALIATTEDSKEGPRAFVEKRAPVWKGR; the protein is encoded by the coding sequence ATGGAATTCCAGCACTTGCTCTTCGAAGTTCGCGACCGGGTGGCGTTCGTCACGTTCAACCGCCCGGAGGCGATGAACGCCTACAACCGGCAGATGACCCGCGAGCTGATCGAGGTCTGCCGCCATTGCGAGGATGATGCCGGGATACGGGTCGCGGTCTTCACGGGCGCGGGCGACCGGGCGTTCTCGGCGGGCATGGACCTCAAGGAGCGCGCCGAGGGCGAGTACTCGCACATCGACCGGCGGCGGCAAAAGCTCACGGCGACGATTCATACGCAGGCGCGCGCGGTCGCGGCGATCACCAAGCCCACGATCGCCGCGATTCGCGGCTATTGCCTCGGCGGCGGCCTGGAGTTCGCGCTCGCCTGCGACCTCCGTGTGGCCTCCGAGGACGCCAGGCTGGGATTGACCGAGGTGCTGCGGGGCCTGATTCCCGGCGCCGGGGGGACGCAGCGGCTGGCGCGCTTGATCGGAACGGCCAAGGCGCTCGAGCTTTGCCTCACCGGCGACACGGTGAGCGGAGGCGAGGCGTACCGGCTGGGGCTGGTGAACGCGGTGGTGCCGGGCGAGGCGGTGCTCAGGACCGCGGAGGATCTCGCACGGCGGATCCTGCGGGGCGCGCCGGTGTCGGTCGCCTTCATCAAGGAAGCAATTCACAAGGGCATCGAGCTGCCGCTGGAAGAAGGGCTTCGGCTCGAGGCCGACCTCTCCGCGCTCATCGCCACCACGGAGGACAGCAAGGAAGGGCCGCGCGCGTTCGTCGAGAAACGCGCTCCCGTCTGGAAGGGGAGATAG
- a CDS encoding ABC transporter substrate-binding protein, whose translation MISRRAISVCALLLAAAPASAQVRALKEIKVAYPIGGSTSYFWVAYRSGSFEKHGLRVQPVYIRGGRAAVQALLGRDVPIELQGGSTSVTAWAQGARELRFIGATGNRLDYVLVASQGIKTPADLKGKKIGVSQIGASSDFIARYALRRLGMNPDRDATIVGVGGAGERWAALNGGHVDASVFQPPFTLLARKTGLPVLIDLSKTEFEYIIAGVLTTTSYIHSDRETVMSFMRGLADGMDFYRDERNRDAVIRFLGDYYKSRAVDELEETRKAYTQLTPGLPWVTAKAIENVIANERSLAGMSLRPAEMLDLSFLEKLQEERRGRSKY comes from the coding sequence ATGATATCCAGGCGGGCCATTTCGGTTTGCGCACTGCTCCTGGCGGCTGCGCCCGCGTCGGCGCAGGTCCGGGCACTCAAGGAGATCAAGGTTGCCTATCCCATCGGCGGCTCGACCAGCTATTTCTGGGTCGCCTACCGTTCGGGTTCCTTCGAGAAGCACGGGCTGCGCGTCCAGCCGGTGTACATCCGCGGCGGGCGGGCGGCGGTCCAGGCGCTCCTCGGCCGGGACGTTCCCATCGAGCTGCAGGGCGGCTCGACCTCGGTGACGGCCTGGGCCCAGGGGGCGAGAGAGCTTCGCTTCATCGGCGCCACCGGCAACCGGCTCGACTACGTGCTGGTCGCCAGCCAGGGGATCAAGACGCCGGCCGATCTCAAGGGCAAGAAAATCGGCGTGAGCCAGATCGGCGCCAGCTCGGACTTCATCGCGCGCTACGCGCTCAGGCGGCTGGGGATGAATCCCGACCGCGACGCGACGATCGTCGGCGTGGGCGGCGCGGGCGAGCGCTGGGCGGCGCTCAACGGCGGCCACGTCGACGCGTCGGTCTTCCAGCCGCCGTTCACGCTGCTCGCCCGCAAGACGGGGCTTCCGGTGTTGATCGATCTGTCGAAAACCGAGTTCGAGTACATCATCGCGGGCGTGCTCACCACCACCTCCTACATCCACAGCGACCGCGAGACCGTGATGAGCTTCATGCGCGGGCTGGCGGACGGGATGGATTTCTACCGCGACGAGAGAAACCGCGACGCGGTGATCCGCTTCCTGGGCGACTACTACAAGTCCAGGGCGGTCGACGAGCTGGAGGAGACGCGCAAGGCTTACACGCAGCTCACGCCGGGGCTGCCGTGGGTGACGGCGAAGGCGATCGAGAACGTGATCGCCAACGAGAGGTCGCTCGCGGGGATGTCGCTCAGGCCGGCGGAGATGCTCGACCTCTCTTTCCTGGAGAAGCTGCAGGAAGAGAGAAGGGGAAGATCGAAGTATTAG
- a CDS encoding OB-fold domain-containing protein: protein MAEATRTARSLPKINPVDRPYWEGAAAGRLLLQRCNRCGKVQFFPRPVCVECFGGDLAWIQAKGSGTIHSFTWVRVPRNPAFKDETPICYVNVILDEGVIMESRLVGAGCERVKLGDRVRVAFQETSSPEIKLPVFELA, encoded by the coding sequence ATGGCCGAGGCGACACGAACGGCCAGGAGCCTGCCGAAGATCAATCCGGTGGACCGGCCCTACTGGGAGGGGGCGGCGGCGGGACGACTCCTGCTCCAGCGCTGCAACCGCTGCGGCAAGGTGCAGTTCTTTCCGCGCCCGGTCTGCGTGGAATGCTTCGGCGGAGACCTCGCCTGGATCCAGGCGAAGGGAAGCGGAACGATCCACAGCTTCACCTGGGTGCGGGTGCCGCGCAATCCCGCCTTCAAGGACGAAACCCCGATCTGCTACGTCAACGTGATTCTCGACGAGGGCGTGATCATGGAAAGCCGGCTCGTCGGCGCTGGCTGCGAGCGGGTCAAGCTCGGCGACCGGGTCAGGGTCGCGTTTCAGGAAACATCGAGCCCGGAGATCAAATTGCCGGTTTTCGAGCTGGCGTGA
- a CDS encoding thiolase family protein — protein sequence MRRRKVCFVSYGSTEYSRKSEASVLTHYADAIRQALERAGISKKEIQGLSITTQASPDFSPHVAEQLGLELDWVLNGDYGGAGGVMSVRRAADAIEAGHIDLAVLVGGNSFDRSTPHQRPLEYQRANYVDVYGYGGPNSLMALIQRLHMERFGTTLEQLGRIAIAQRENALNNPQALFRQPMTMKDYLESRMISDPIRLFDCVMPCSGAECVVLASEEKARSITDKLVYLVTDAEKVHYQVAEMIPDKTTFGIKVVGERLFREVRREEIDLFEIYDDYPIAVLIQIEDLGYCAKGEGGRFVEGHDLTWHGDFPVNTGGGQLSVGQAGLAGGFLHIVEALRQLRGEAEGHQVKKAERALVTGIGWLNYGRNLGTTAGLIMERRQ from the coding sequence ATGCGTCGAAGGAAAGTCTGTTTCGTGAGCTACGGCTCGACCGAGTATTCCAGGAAATCGGAAGCGTCGGTGCTGACGCACTACGCCGACGCGATCCGCCAGGCGCTGGAGCGGGCGGGGATTTCCAAGAAGGAGATCCAGGGGCTGTCCATCACCACCCAGGCGAGCCCCGATTTTTCCCCTCACGTCGCCGAGCAGCTGGGGCTGGAGCTCGACTGGGTGCTGAACGGCGATTACGGCGGCGCCGGAGGCGTGATGAGCGTCCGGCGGGCGGCGGACGCGATCGAGGCCGGCCACATCGACCTGGCGGTCCTGGTCGGCGGCAACTCCTTCGACCGCAGCACGCCGCACCAGCGGCCGCTCGAGTACCAGAGGGCGAACTATGTCGACGTCTACGGCTACGGGGGGCCGAATTCGCTGATGGCGCTGATCCAGCGGCTGCACATGGAGCGCTTCGGGACGACCCTGGAGCAGCTCGGCAGGATCGCGATAGCGCAGCGCGAGAACGCGCTCAACAACCCGCAGGCGCTGTTCCGCCAGCCGATGACGATGAAGGACTATCTCGAATCGCGCATGATCTCCGATCCGATCCGGCTGTTCGACTGCGTCATGCCCTGCTCGGGCGCCGAATGCGTCGTGCTCGCCTCGGAGGAGAAAGCGAGGAGCATCACGGACAAGCTGGTTTACCTCGTCACCGACGCGGAAAAAGTCCACTACCAGGTGGCGGAGATGATTCCCGACAAGACGACCTTCGGCATCAAGGTGGTCGGCGAGCGGCTCTTCCGCGAGGTGCGGCGCGAGGAGATCGACCTCTTCGAGATCTACGACGACTACCCGATCGCGGTGCTGATCCAGATCGAGGACCTCGGCTACTGCGCCAAGGGCGAAGGGGGCAGGTTCGTGGAGGGCCACGATCTCACCTGGCACGGCGACTTCCCGGTGAACACCGGCGGAGGGCAGCTTTCGGTCGGCCAGGCGGGGCTGGCGGGGGGCTTTCTGCACATCGTCGAGGCGTTGCGCCAGCTCCGCGGCGAAGCCGAAGGGCATCAGGTGAAGAAAGCGGAGCGCGCCCTGGTGACCGGCATCGGGTGGCTCAACTATGGGCGCAACCTCGGCACCACGGCCGGCCTGATCATGGAAAGGAGGCAATGA
- a CDS encoding acyl-CoA dehydrogenase family protein, giving the protein MDFQLTEEERLIRDTAAQFVRRELISREGDYLRQRQPFLPPGDPPRRDLDREVRAGLEALARRAGLWLLELPEAEGGAGIGAVARALVYREFGRTILPFEPPALPGLLAGSRHAGDLASGKRSLALAFAELHRTGAPDEVSLRFREVAGGYRLGNATVELYGPPADLFLFPAREAGTRLPALFLVPRDAPGLEVEEEGDLTTDTVIARVTFRDCTVPGDCRLGYEYEVASVVAAEQLRIAARCLGIGARCLNDAIEHARNRVTFGRPLAARQAIQWMLADLSVQLRACTWLTLEAAWRADRGAPYFEAAALAKKRAARTAFEAADVAIQIHGGYGVCKELPFEGFYREARMLRLLYGREAELDRAAGERFLKGE; this is encoded by the coding sequence ATGGACTTTCAGCTGACCGAGGAAGAGCGCTTGATCCGCGACACCGCGGCGCAGTTCGTCAGGCGCGAGCTGATCAGCCGCGAGGGCGACTATCTGAGACAACGCCAGCCCTTCCTGCCGCCGGGCGATCCGCCCCGGCGCGACCTCGACCGGGAGGTGCGCGCCGGGCTGGAGGCTCTGGCCCGCCGGGCGGGCCTGTGGCTGCTCGAGCTTCCCGAGGCCGAGGGCGGCGCCGGCATCGGGGCGGTGGCGCGCGCGCTCGTCTACCGCGAGTTCGGCCGCACGATCCTGCCGTTCGAGCCTCCGGCTCTTCCCGGGCTTCTGGCGGGGAGCCGCCACGCCGGGGATCTCGCCTCGGGAAAGCGCTCGCTCGCGCTCGCTTTCGCGGAGCTCCACAGAACCGGCGCTCCCGATGAGGTCTCGCTGCGCTTTCGCGAGGTCGCGGGCGGCTACCGGCTCGGCAACGCAACCGTCGAGCTGTACGGTCCGCCGGCGGACCTCTTTCTTTTCCCGGCGCGGGAGGCGGGAACACGCCTCCCCGCTCTCTTCCTCGTCCCGCGCGACGCGCCGGGATTGGAGGTGGAGGAGGAGGGGGATCTGACCACCGACACCGTGATCGCGCGCGTGACGTTCCGCGATTGCACGGTCCCCGGCGATTGCCGGCTTGGCTACGAATACGAGGTGGCCTCCGTGGTCGCCGCCGAGCAATTGCGCATCGCCGCCCGGTGCCTCGGAATCGGCGCGCGCTGCCTGAACGACGCGATCGAGCACGCCCGCAACCGGGTGACCTTCGGCCGGCCGCTGGCCGCGCGCCAGGCGATCCAGTGGATGCTCGCGGACCTTTCCGTTCAGCTGCGCGCCTGCACCTGGCTCACGCTCGAGGCCGCGTGGCGGGCCGACCGCGGCGCGCCTTACTTCGAGGCGGCGGCGCTGGCGAAGAAGCGCGCGGCGAGGACGGCCTTCGAAGCCGCCGACGTGGCGATCCAGATCCACGGTGGCTACGGGGTCTGCAAGGAGCTCCCGTTCGAAGGTTTCTACCGCGAGGCGCGCATGCTGCGGCTGCTCTACGGCCGGGAGGCTGAGCTGGACCGCGCGGCGGGCGAAAGATTCCTGAAGGGGGAGTAG
- a CDS encoding acyl-CoA dehydrogenase family protein, whose protein sequence is MGRTRGCACGTVDFYLSEEEEGLRRAVEAFVREELSPLEPEFENAPDIFEGSRWKSRARRSEDPEIRRFTALMEELEKKAEARGLWHLDVPKQYGGLEASNVAMLAVTEELEKSSIPFELGNHVSNILYACRGEQIERFLLPCIRGEKTSAFALSEPASGSDPSMLRTTAAPDGDYFVINGTKMFPTFADVADFVQLFARLPGTEGRDGVTCFLIETGTPGYRVVRSIATIAGTEPCELVFENCRVHRSQVLGEVGKGWELNQAWLGARRFQVGIRSHGTAQRVLRVLKAEGIVPENRGSFAERIGGFLGELAALRSLTYYGAWKADRKLDARGEAAAVKLFATELLHRVIDFALEAAGPSALRKRHVLARAFRHARSRRIVEGPSEIQRHILQRILFREGAASVEIG, encoded by the coding sequence ATGGGGCGAACCAGAGGTTGCGCCTGCGGGACCGTGGATTTCTACCTCTCTGAAGAAGAAGAGGGCCTGCGGCGGGCGGTGGAAGCTTTCGTCCGGGAAGAGCTGTCGCCGCTCGAGCCCGAGTTCGAGAACGCGCCCGACATTTTCGAAGGTAGCCGCTGGAAGAGCCGCGCGCGGCGCAGCGAGGACCCGGAGATCCGCCGCTTCACCGCGCTGATGGAGGAGCTGGAGAAAAAGGCCGAGGCGCGCGGCCTCTGGCACCTCGACGTCCCGAAACAGTACGGCGGGCTCGAAGCCAGCAACGTGGCGATGCTCGCGGTCACCGAAGAGCTCGAGAAGAGCTCGATCCCCTTCGAACTCGGCAACCACGTCTCCAACATCCTGTACGCCTGCCGGGGAGAGCAGATCGAAAGGTTTCTGCTTCCCTGCATCCGGGGCGAGAAGACCTCGGCCTTCGCGCTGAGCGAGCCGGCCTCGGGCTCCGATCCCTCGATGCTTCGGACCACGGCGGCTCCGGACGGAGACTACTTCGTGATCAACGGCACCAAGATGTTTCCGACCTTCGCGGACGTCGCCGATTTCGTCCAGCTCTTCGCCCGGCTGCCCGGCACCGAGGGCCGGGACGGGGTGACCTGTTTCCTGATCGAGACCGGCACTCCCGGCTACCGGGTGGTGCGCAGCATCGCGACCATCGCCGGCACCGAGCCGTGCGAGCTGGTCTTCGAGAACTGCCGCGTGCACCGCAGCCAGGTGCTGGGCGAGGTGGGCAAGGGCTGGGAGCTGAACCAGGCGTGGCTGGGAGCCCGGCGCTTTCAGGTGGGAATCCGCTCGCACGGCACGGCGCAGCGCGTCCTGCGCGTGCTCAAAGCGGAGGGAATCGTCCCCGAAAACCGCGGGAGCTTTGCGGAACGGATCGGCGGTTTCCTCGGCGAGCTGGCGGCGCTCCGCAGCCTCACCTACTACGGTGCCTGGAAGGCCGACCGCAAGCTCGACGCGCGCGGCGAGGCGGCCGCGGTGAAGCTCTTCGCCACGGAGCTGCTTCATCGCGTGATCGATTTCGCTCTGGAAGCGGCGGGACCGTCGGCGCTGCGCAAGCGGCACGTTCTCGCCCGGGCGTTCCGGCACGCCCGGTCTCGGCGCATCGTCGAGGGGCCTTCGGAGATCCAGCGGCACATTCTCCAGCGGATCCTGTTTCGCGAGGGCGCGGCGAGCGTGGAGATCGGCTGA
- a CDS encoding amidohydrolase family protein produces the protein MGRPDLQSVKVIDADGHVRDRDADIRKFMAEPYCRRQGSLLPSDVWDSSMYGKLGLYVTDLATRLRDMDTEGIDIAVLFPTSGFAVTQLPEKDYAAAYCRAYNDWVASICAESPRLKAVALAPFQDVDAACKEIQRAITGLGLAGITVATFGMKEHLGQPVHWPIFQLLQDLDVPLLVHNSRQGPAGEIRFDTFLFRHTVGRPFETLLDCAALVYGGVPEKFPDLRIAFLECGCGWVPYWMDRMDEEWEKRKSEAPLLKKKPSEYMTAGNWFYATEPEESTLPYVLEKIGEDVILFASDYPHWDGGFPHMVSTVRGRKDITEKQKEKIMCANAARLYGWRTQESERSHS, from the coding sequence ATGGGACGCCCGGACTTGCAAAGCGTGAAGGTGATCGACGCCGACGGCCACGTGCGCGACCGGGACGCCGATATCCGCAAGTTCATGGCCGAGCCTTACTGCCGGCGCCAGGGATCGCTGCTGCCGAGCGATGTTTGGGACTCCAGCATGTACGGGAAGCTCGGGCTCTACGTCACCGACCTCGCGACGCGGCTCCGCGACATGGACACCGAGGGGATCGACATCGCCGTGCTGTTCCCTACCAGCGGCTTTGCGGTGACCCAGCTCCCCGAAAAGGACTACGCGGCGGCTTACTGCCGCGCCTACAACGACTGGGTGGCGAGCATTTGCGCCGAGAGCCCCCGGCTGAAGGCGGTCGCCCTGGCTCCCTTCCAGGACGTGGACGCCGCCTGCAAGGAGATCCAGCGGGCGATCACCGGGCTCGGCCTCGCCGGCATCACCGTCGCCACCTTCGGCATGAAGGAACACCTCGGGCAGCCCGTCCACTGGCCGATCTTTCAGCTGCTGCAGGATCTCGACGTTCCCCTTCTCGTCCACAACTCGCGCCAGGGTCCGGCCGGCGAGATTCGCTTCGACACCTTCCTCTTCCGCCACACGGTCGGGCGGCCGTTCGAGACGCTGCTCGACTGCGCGGCGCTGGTTTACGGCGGGGTGCCGGAGAAGTTTCCCGATCTCAGGATCGCGTTCCTCGAGTGCGGCTGCGGCTGGGTTCCGTACTGGATGGACCGGATGGACGAGGAGTGGGAGAAGCGGAAATCCGAGGCGCCGCTGCTGAAGAAGAAGCCGAGCGAGTACATGACCGCCGGCAACTGGTTCTACGCAACCGAGCCGGAGGAGAGCACGCTCCCTTACGTCCTGGAAAAGATCGGCGAGGACGTCATTCTGTTCGCCTCCGACTATCCCCACTGGGACGGCGGTTTTCCGCACATGGTTTCCACCGTGAGGGGGCGCAAGGACATCACCGAAAAGCAAAAAGAGAAGATCATGTGCGCCAACGCGGCCAGACTTTACGGCTGGCGCACGCAGGAATCGGAAAGGAGTCACAGTTGA
- a CDS encoding tripartite tricarboxylate transporter TctB family protein — protein sequence MKIRPAAVFSLCALVFFGVFVYQAQEWRLQARLYPYAIGFPMLALAIAQVILDLRGYTAKQRADATPMDRQFAQGVDAGVARHRTWNIFAWIFGFFLSIWLLGFSLSVPLLVFTYLKIQSREPWPLSVILTASSWLIFYGLFIRLLNLPFPEGLVFSWLGI from the coding sequence TTGAAGATCAGACCCGCGGCCGTTTTCAGTCTCTGCGCCCTGGTGTTTTTCGGGGTGTTCGTCTATCAGGCGCAGGAGTGGCGGCTCCAGGCGCGGCTTTATCCTTACGCGATCGGTTTTCCGATGCTGGCTCTGGCGATCGCCCAGGTGATCCTGGACCTCAGAGGCTACACGGCGAAGCAACGGGCCGACGCCACGCCCATGGATCGCCAGTTCGCCCAGGGAGTCGACGCCGGCGTCGCCCGGCACCGTACGTGGAATATTTTCGCCTGGATCTTCGGCTTTTTCCTTTCCATCTGGCTCCTCGGATTCTCCCTCAGCGTCCCTTTACTCGTTTTCACCTATCTCAAGATCCAGTCCCGCGAGCCGTGGCCGCTGTCGGTGATCCTTACCGCCTCCTCGTGGCTGATCTTCTACGGGCTGTTCATCAGGCTGCTCAATCTCCCCTTCCCGGAGGGTCTGGTTTTCTCCTGGCTCGGCATCTGA
- a CDS encoding tripartite tricarboxylate transporter substrate-binding protein: MRKVFAGLGFVLLLCQSVQAQAPFYQGKTITIVVGTKAGDAYDLYPRMLAEFMPKYIPGNPNIIVQNVPGAASMIAANQVYNVARPDGLTIGAIYPALYFDQLAKKKEVRFDWTRFGWIGSPVTSNHLLYMRADAPYRSMDDIRNAATAPKCGSNGVTSTGYYLPKLMEETLGTRFNIVLGYQSGQDVDLAVERGEVVCRAFTITAYFAREPFITWRKNKFVNVLMQSGAKRDARLKDAPTIYELMDRYKTSEAGRSLAKVVLSAGEFGRPLVLPPGVPADRVKILRDAFTKALADPGLQAAAEKRKLELDPAAGEELEKLAKEVIGVSPAIATRVGQMLSGK; this comes from the coding sequence ATGAGGAAAGTTTTCGCGGGGCTCGGCTTCGTTTTGCTTCTGTGCCAGAGCGTGCAAGCGCAGGCCCCTTTTTACCAGGGAAAGACGATCACCATCGTCGTCGGCACCAAGGCCGGCGACGCCTATGACCTTTATCCCCGGATGCTGGCGGAGTTCATGCCCAAATACATCCCGGGGAACCCCAACATCATCGTGCAAAACGTGCCAGGAGCCGCGTCGATGATCGCGGCGAACCAGGTCTACAACGTCGCCAGGCCCGACGGCCTCACCATCGGCGCGATCTATCCGGCACTTTACTTCGACCAGCTCGCAAAGAAGAAGGAGGTCCGGTTCGACTGGACCAGGTTCGGCTGGATCGGAAGCCCGGTGACCTCGAACCACCTTCTGTACATGAGGGCGGACGCCCCGTACAGGTCGATGGACGACATCCGCAACGCCGCGACAGCGCCCAAGTGCGGCTCCAACGGCGTTACCTCCACGGGGTACTACCTTCCCAAGCTGATGGAGGAAACGCTCGGCACCAGGTTCAATATCGTCCTCGGATATCAATCCGGCCAGGACGTCGACCTCGCGGTCGAGCGCGGCGAGGTGGTCTGCCGCGCCTTCACGATTACGGCCTACTTCGCCCGCGAGCCGTTCATCACCTGGCGCAAGAACAAGTTCGTCAACGTCCTGATGCAGAGCGGGGCGAAACGTGACGCGCGTCTCAAGGACGCTCCCACGATCTATGAGCTGATGGACCGCTACAAGACATCGGAAGCCGGCCGGAGCCTGGCAAAAGTCGTGCTTTCCGCCGGCGAGTTCGGCCGCCCGCTGGTGCTGCCTCCGGGCGTCCCGGCCGACCGGGTCAAAATCCTGCGCGACGCTTTCACCAAAGCGCTGGCCGATCCCGGATTGCAGGCGGCGGCGGAAAAGCGCAAGCTCGAGCTCGACCCGGCGGCGGGCGAGGAACTGGAAAAGCTTGCGAAGGAAGTGATAGGCGTAAGCCCGGCGATCGCCACGCGTGTCGGGCAGATGTTGAGCGGCAAGTAA
- a CDS encoding tripartite tricarboxylate transporter substrate-binding protein, producing MVVCLVLLAFLAASTTAGAQTPFYQGKTITIVVGTKAGDVYDLYPRLLSEFLPKYIPGSPNIIIQNVPGAASLIAANQVYNVARPDGLTIAAIYPALYFEQLIKRPEVKFDWNKFIWIGSTVTSNHLLYMRADTPYKTIEDVRKASTAPKCGATGVTSTGYYMPKLIDETIGTRFDIVSGYVSGQDIDLAVERGELQCRAFTITAYFAREPFITWRKKKFVNVLIQTGSKRDARLKDTPTIHELMDQYKTPAGPRALAKVVLAAGDFGRPLVFPPGVPADRVKIMRDAFNKAVNDPALLAEAEKRRLEIDPGTGEELEALAKEVMSTTPDVVQRVQKLLGK from the coding sequence ATGGTTGTATGTCTTGTTTTGCTGGCATTTCTGGCCGCAAGCACGACGGCCGGCGCGCAGACACCCTTCTACCAGGGAAAGACGATCACCATCGTGGTCGGCACCAAAGCCGGCGACGTCTACGATCTCTACCCGCGGCTCCTCTCGGAATTCCTGCCCAAATACATTCCCGGCAGCCCCAACATCATCATCCAGAACGTCCCGGGGGCGGCCTCGCTGATTGCCGCCAACCAGGTCTACAACGTCGCCAGGCCCGACGGGCTGACGATCGCGGCCATCTATCCCGCGCTCTATTTCGAGCAGCTCATCAAGCGACCCGAGGTGAAGTTCGACTGGAACAAGTTCATCTGGATCGGCAGCACGGTCACGTCGAACCACCTGCTCTATATGCGCGCGGACACGCCCTACAAGACGATCGAGGACGTGCGCAAGGCGTCGACCGCCCCCAAGTGCGGCGCCACCGGGGTCACCTCGACCGGCTACTACATGCCCAAGCTGATCGACGAGACGATCGGCACCAGGTTCGACATCGTCTCGGGCTACGTCTCGGGCCAGGACATCGACCTCGCGGTCGAACGCGGGGAGCTGCAGTGCCGGGCCTTCACGATCACGGCCTACTTCGCCCGCGAGCCGTTCATCACCTGGCGCAAGAAGAAATTCGTCAACGTCCTCATCCAGACCGGGAGCAAGCGCGACGCGCGGCTCAAGGACACCCCGACCATCCACGAGCTGATGGACCAGTACAAGACGCCCGCCGGGCCGCGCGCCCTCGCCAAGGTCGTGCTCGCCGCCGGTGATTTCGGCCGGCCGCTCGTTTTTCCTCCCGGCGTTCCCGCCGACCGCGTGAAGATCATGCGCGACGCGTTCAACAAGGCGGTCAACGACCCCGCCCTTCTCGCCGAGGCGGAAAAACGGCGTCTGGAGATCGATCCGGGGACCGGCGAGGAGCTCGAGGCGCTCGCCAAAGAGGTCATGAGCACCACGCCGGACGTTGTGCAGCGGGTGCAGAAGCTCCTCGGGAAGTGA
- a CDS encoding tripartite tricarboxylate transporter substrate-binding protein, with product MNRAFRIVGTEGTGKRGARPAALLLGLALVAGVSPAQAADAPFYQGKSIRLVIGSTAGGGYDQWPRLAIRYLSRHIPGNPEIVPQNMPGAGGIVAANYLYNIARPDGLTIGAFNPALYFDQLIKRDEVKFDWGKFTWIGSPEQNEILHFIRADTPYKTIDDLRNAKVPPRCGSSGTGTTGHYIPRLMEEVLGVKTHIVGGYQGGAEIDLAIERNEVVCWSPVVATYFGREPYKRWHQSGFTRVVMQTGTKRDPRLKDVPTLWELMQRYGTPDSGKRLAKVILTAVTLGRPVSAPPGVPPDRVRILRDAYAKAMSDPELRAEAARRGWNVNPLAGEELEAHAREVIAQPPDVVEKMKWVLGK from the coding sequence ATGAACAGGGCGTTTCGGATCGTGGGAACGGAAGGCACGGGGAAGCGAGGAGCGAGGCCGGCGGCCTTGCTCCTCGGTCTGGCGCTCGTCGCCGGCGTCAGCCCGGCGCAGGCCGCGGACGCGCCGTTCTACCAGGGAAAGAGCATCAGGCTCGTCATCGGCTCGACCGCGGGCGGCGGCTACGATCAGTGGCCGCGGCTCGCGATCCGCTATCTCTCGCGGCACATTCCGGGCAACCCCGAGATCGTGCCGCAGAACATGCCGGGCGCGGGCGGGATCGTCGCCGCCAACTACCTCTACAACATCGCCAGGCCCGACGGGCTCACCATCGGCGCGTTCAATCCCGCTCTCTACTTCGACCAGTTGATCAAGCGCGACGAGGTCAAGTTCGACTGGGGGAAGTTCACCTGGATCGGCTCGCCCGAGCAGAACGAGATCCTTCACTTCATCCGGGCCGACACGCCCTACAAGACGATCGACGATCTGCGCAACGCGAAGGTGCCTCCGCGGTGCGGCAGCTCCGGCACCGGCACCACCGGCCACTACATCCCCCGCCTCATGGAGGAGGTGCTCGGCGTCAAGACCCACATCGTCGGCGGCTATCAGGGGGGAGCGGAGATCGATCTGGCGATCGAGCGCAACGAGGTGGTCTGCTGGTCGCCGGTCGTCGCGACCTACTTCGGGCGCGAACCGTACAAGCGGTGGCACCAATCCGGCTTCACGCGGGTCGTCATGCAGACCGGCACGAAACGCGATCCGCGTCTGAAGGACGTGCCGACTCTGTGGGAGCTGATGCAACGTTACGGGACGCCCGATTCCGGGAAAAGGCTCGCCAAAGTCATTCTCACCGCCGTCACTCTCGGACGTCCGGTCAGCGCCCCGCCCGGAGTCCCGCCCGACCGGGTCAGGATCCTGCGCGACGCATACGCCAAGGCGATGAGCGATCCGGAGCTCAGGGCGGAAGCCGCCAGGCGCGGCTGGAACGTGAACCCGCTGGCCGGGGAAGAGCTGGAGGCCCACGCCAGAGAGGTCATCGCCCAGCCGCCGGACGTCGTCGAGAAGATGAAATGGGTTCTCGGCAAGTGA